One part of the Pseudoalteromonas piscicida genome encodes these proteins:
- a CDS encoding lipase secretion chaperone has translation MKKWGLLLIILTMLSLVYIESEQQETPRHVPRFAELSELKNDAHKVPQPKKSAPASLHCEIINKQHKHQIDDWLFELQNHNQADQWQAYLELLPQCLHEVAGLYVQFKQALIDVDTHLNLQERVELLHALQRQFFTDEVIAVWFEDDNAWDTQALSRWQILSDASISESQKQQLIETHISGLPKREQVLFQTSAQLHTLNANWQQKHYNELSADYGDKAATRILEVQKQQKHWQQKLQSFMLQKQNILAELGDSQIAKEKVESLLKQTFTENEQKRVAVLVK, from the coding sequence ATGAAAAAGTGGGGCCTTTTGCTAATCATTTTGACTATGCTGTCGCTGGTTTATATCGAGAGTGAACAGCAAGAGACGCCGCGTCATGTTCCCCGGTTCGCGGAGTTATCGGAGCTGAAAAATGATGCGCATAAGGTCCCACAACCCAAAAAGAGTGCACCTGCAAGCTTACATTGTGAGATCATTAATAAACAGCATAAGCACCAAATAGACGATTGGCTTTTTGAGCTACAAAACCATAACCAAGCCGATCAGTGGCAAGCTTATCTGGAATTATTACCACAATGCCTTCACGAAGTTGCAGGTCTCTACGTGCAATTTAAGCAGGCCTTAATTGATGTGGACACACATCTTAATCTACAAGAACGTGTTGAACTGCTACACGCACTGCAGCGGCAATTTTTTACGGATGAAGTGATTGCAGTTTGGTTTGAAGATGATAATGCGTGGGATACGCAAGCTTTGAGTCGCTGGCAAATTTTGTCAGACGCATCTATATCTGAGTCGCAAAAACAGCAATTAATTGAAACGCATATCAGTGGGCTTCCAAAGCGCGAACAAGTGTTATTTCAAACCTCAGCCCAGTTACACACCCTAAACGCAAACTGGCAGCAAAAACACTATAATGAACTAAGTGCTGACTACGGCGATAAAGCCGCAACGCGTATACTTGAAGTCCAGAAGCAACAAAAGCATTGGCAGCAAAAACTACAAAGCTTTATGCTGCAAAAGCAAAATATTTTAGCCGAGCTTGGTGATAGCCAAATCGCAAAAGAAAAAGTCGAATCACTACTCAAACAAACCTTCACGGAGAACGAGCAAAAGCGAGTTGCTGTATTGGTTAAGTGA
- a CDS encoding class I SAM-dependent methyltransferase, whose protein sequence is MDYVSLNRAAWEERAKAHFDSEFYDVNRFLQGTSSLNPIECELLGDVSGKSLLHLQCHFGLDSLSFARLGAKVTGVDFSTEAITRANTLAQQTRLNASFICLDIAQFGLENTTQFDIVFASYGTICWLQDLSQWAATIARALKPGGQFCLVEFHPSIDLHLGYPYFPQTQPDISEESTYTENHQDSEQTIATWPHSIAEVMQSLMQAGLTITHFDEHPFSPYNCFEGLEAVSGHGFQLLSKGHQVPLLFSILANKAE, encoded by the coding sequence ATGGATTATGTCTCTCTCAATCGTGCGGCATGGGAAGAACGAGCCAAGGCACATTTTGACTCTGAGTTTTATGACGTCAATCGCTTTTTGCAAGGTACCTCTTCGCTCAATCCCATTGAATGTGAGCTACTTGGTGATGTATCAGGCAAGAGTCTGCTTCACCTACAATGTCACTTCGGCTTAGATAGCCTATCATTCGCAAGGCTGGGGGCTAAGGTAACTGGTGTCGACTTTTCGACAGAAGCCATAACCCGAGCAAATACATTGGCTCAACAAACTCGGCTTAATGCCAGTTTTATCTGTCTGGATATCGCGCAATTTGGGCTTGAGAATACCACACAATTCGACATTGTCTTTGCATCCTATGGCACCATCTGCTGGTTGCAAGATTTATCTCAATGGGCTGCCACTATTGCCCGTGCATTAAAGCCCGGCGGTCAGTTTTGTCTCGTGGAGTTTCACCCCAGTATTGACCTTCATTTAGGTTACCCTTACTTCCCACAAACTCAGCCGGATATTAGCGAAGAATCAACCTATACTGAGAACCACCAAGATAGCGAACAAACCATTGCGACTTGGCCACACTCAATCGCCGAAGTGATGCAGTCCTTAATGCAAGCAGGTCTTACAATTACCCACTTCGATGAGCACCCTTTTAGTCCATATAACTGCTTTGAAGGTTTAGAGGCGGTGTCTGGACACGGCTTTCAATTATTGAGCAAAGGGCATCAAGTGCCACTACTATTTTCAATATTGGCGAATAAAGCGGAGTAG
- the katG gene encoding catalase/peroxidase HPI, with amino-acid sequence MNRKSRTMLSAVALAVTTTLSAPSFAAMSEAKTNQFWWPEQLNLSPLRQHSPESNPYGANFDYAAEFNKLDLKQVKKDIEQTLTNSQDWWPADWGHYGPFMIRMAWHSAGVYRVHDGRGGSAGGQQRFDPLNSWPDNANLDKARRLLWPIKQKYGRSLSWADLMVLAGNVALESMGFKTFGFAGGRQDDWEPDLVYWGPEDAFLKDERRDKKGKLKGPLAAVEMGLIYVNPEGPHGKPDPLLAAKDIRMSFGRMAMNDEEVVALIAGGHTFGKAHGAKKPSDCVGKEPAAAEIEAQGLGWKNKCGTGKGADTTTSGLEGAWTVTPTQWSTNYLDNLMNFNWVITKSPAGATQWIPDNKAAANLVPDAHIEGKRHAPIMFTTDLALKFDPEYRKVIERFRKDPKQYELAFAKAWFKLTHRDMGPRARYVGSEVPSEVLTWQDPIPKADYKMIDSKDINALKKSILNSGLTKQELIRTAWSAASSHRVTDMRGGANGGRLRLEPQISWEINNPDEVNKVLATLTDIQTRFNKRAGKKAVSIADLIVLGGSAAVEKAANDAGYKVNVAFKQGRTDASQAQTDVLSFSYLEPKADAFRNYYSDEAFMSPTEMLVDKANMLDLSVPEMTVLLGGLRSLDANYKGAEHGVFTDKPGQLSNDFFVNLLDMSTKWSKVEGQEGLYEGRDRKTGEIKWTATPVDLIFGSNSELRAITEVYASDDAKQKFVDDFIAAWVKVMQLDRFDLK; translated from the coding sequence ATGAATAGAAAATCTAGAACGATGTTGTCTGCCGTAGCGCTCGCAGTAACAACAACGCTATCAGCCCCGAGCTTTGCTGCAATGAGTGAAGCAAAAACCAACCAATTTTGGTGGCCAGAACAACTAAACCTAAGCCCATTAAGACAACACAGCCCAGAATCCAACCCTTACGGCGCAAACTTTGATTATGCAGCTGAATTCAATAAATTAGATCTTAAGCAAGTCAAAAAAGACATTGAGCAAACACTCACCAATTCACAAGACTGGTGGCCTGCCGACTGGGGACATTATGGTCCGTTTATGATCCGTATGGCATGGCATAGCGCTGGGGTCTATCGTGTACACGATGGCCGTGGTGGCTCGGCAGGTGGCCAACAACGTTTCGATCCGTTAAACAGCTGGCCTGATAATGCAAACTTAGACAAAGCAAGACGATTATTATGGCCGATTAAACAAAAGTACGGTCGTAGCCTATCGTGGGCAGACCTAATGGTCTTAGCGGGCAACGTTGCGCTTGAGTCAATGGGCTTTAAGACCTTTGGTTTCGCCGGTGGCCGTCAAGACGATTGGGAGCCAGATTTAGTTTATTGGGGTCCAGAAGATGCTTTCTTAAAAGACGAGCGTCGTGACAAGAAAGGCAAACTAAAGGGCCCATTAGCAGCCGTTGAAATGGGACTTATTTATGTCAACCCTGAAGGCCCACACGGTAAACCAGATCCATTACTTGCCGCGAAAGACATTCGCATGTCATTTGGTCGCATGGCCATGAACGACGAAGAAGTGGTCGCTCTTATCGCGGGTGGTCACACCTTTGGTAAAGCACATGGCGCGAAAAAGCCATCTGATTGTGTGGGTAAAGAACCAGCCGCTGCAGAGATTGAAGCACAAGGCCTAGGCTGGAAAAATAAATGCGGCACGGGTAAAGGTGCAGACACCACGACAAGTGGTTTAGAAGGTGCTTGGACGGTCACACCAACTCAGTGGTCAACCAATTATCTCGACAACCTAATGAACTTCAATTGGGTAATTACAAAAAGCCCAGCTGGTGCGACCCAGTGGATCCCAGATAACAAAGCTGCGGCAAACCTAGTACCAGACGCCCACATTGAAGGTAAACGCCATGCACCGATAATGTTCACCACAGATTTGGCATTAAAATTTGACCCTGAATATCGCAAGGTCATTGAACGCTTCCGCAAAGATCCAAAGCAATATGAATTGGCGTTCGCGAAAGCTTGGTTCAAATTGACTCACCGTGATATGGGCCCAAGAGCCCGTTATGTAGGTTCGGAAGTACCGAGCGAAGTACTTACTTGGCAAGATCCAATTCCAAAAGCAGACTATAAGATGATTGATAGTAAGGACATAAATGCCCTGAAAAAATCAATCTTGAACTCAGGTCTAACAAAGCAAGAACTGATCAGAACAGCATGGTCGGCAGCATCTAGCCACCGTGTTACTGATATGCGTGGTGGTGCTAACGGTGGCCGTTTACGCCTTGAGCCTCAGATAAGTTGGGAGATAAACAACCCTGACGAGGTAAACAAAGTGCTAGCTACATTGACGGACATTCAAACCCGCTTTAATAAGCGCGCTGGCAAAAAAGCAGTCTCTATTGCCGACTTGATTGTGTTAGGTGGTTCTGCAGCAGTTGAAAAAGCTGCAAACGACGCAGGCTACAAAGTAAATGTAGCGTTTAAACAAGGCCGTACCGATGCCTCACAAGCACAAACGGACGTCTTATCATTTAGCTACCTTGAGCCAAAGGCAGACGCGTTCCGTAACTATTACAGTGATGAGGCGTTTATGTCACCAACTGAAATGTTAGTAGACAAAGCCAATATGCTGGACCTATCTGTACCTGAGATGACAGTACTATTAGGCGGCCTACGTAGCTTAGACGCAAACTACAAAGGTGCAGAGCACGGTGTATTTACTGACAAACCAGGTCAGTTGAGCAACGACTTCTTTGTTAACCTGCTAGATATGTCGACTAAATGGTCAAAGGTAGAAGGTCAAGAAGGCCTATACGAAGGCCGTGACCGTAAAACTGGAGAGATAAAATGGACGGCAACACCAGTTGATTTAATCTTTGGTTCTAACTCTGAGCTTCGCGCAATTACCGAAGTCTATGCATCGGACGATGCCAAACAGAAGTTTGTAGACGATTTTATCGCCGCTTGGGTGAAGGTAATGCAACTAGACCGCTTTGACTTAAAATAA
- a CDS encoding NAD(P)H-dependent flavin oxidoreductase produces MPKNKDLVMQFTTLLNISIPMIQAPMAGVQNWRLAAAATNAGILGSIPCGMLSKEQVVAEIEHFKAYASGPYNLNFFCHEMPELDPYQQDKWKKKLASYYDELELTPSDDMGILRRPFDREMAEAIAPYKPPVISFHFGLPDTELVEFVKSWGTTILSSATTLEEGIWLAENGADIVIAQGIEAGGHRATFTETKLESQLHTRQLVTILADALSVPVVAAGGIASHHDVTMMHELGACGTQIGTCFLLCDEASTSLVHRDALKSLAEPSAVTNVFSGRPARGIENRLMIDLNFINEDVPTFPYASAALTPLRAAAEKQGCGDFSPLWAGVNRQGCMEVSTQEMVEHLWNVK; encoded by the coding sequence TTGCCCAAAAACAAGGACCTTGTGATGCAGTTTACCACATTACTTAATATCTCTATTCCTATGATCCAAGCGCCAATGGCGGGTGTGCAAAATTGGCGCTTAGCGGCTGCAGCAACAAATGCCGGAATACTCGGTTCAATTCCTTGTGGGATGCTGAGTAAAGAGCAGGTCGTTGCTGAAATTGAGCATTTTAAAGCATATGCTTCAGGCCCATATAATCTTAACTTTTTTTGCCATGAAATGCCGGAACTTGACCCTTATCAACAAGACAAGTGGAAGAAAAAGCTGGCTTCATATTACGATGAGCTGGAGTTAACACCTAGCGATGACATGGGGATCTTAAGACGCCCATTTGATAGGGAAATGGCTGAGGCCATCGCGCCTTATAAACCTCCCGTGATCAGTTTTCATTTTGGGCTTCCTGATACTGAATTGGTCGAGTTCGTAAAATCGTGGGGGACGACTATTTTATCTTCCGCAACGACCTTAGAAGAGGGGATATGGTTAGCTGAAAATGGTGCAGACATCGTAATAGCACAAGGGATTGAAGCGGGTGGGCATAGGGCAACCTTCACAGAGACAAAGCTTGAGTCTCAACTACATACTCGTCAATTGGTAACTATCCTCGCTGATGCGCTATCGGTTCCTGTAGTGGCTGCCGGGGGGATTGCTTCTCATCATGATGTTACTATGATGCATGAACTGGGTGCATGTGGAACACAAATAGGCACTTGCTTCTTACTATGTGATGAAGCTAGCACCTCTTTGGTACATCGTGATGCACTTAAATCACTGGCTGAGCCGTCTGCCGTGACCAATGTGTTTTCTGGTCGCCCTGCCCGTGGGATTGAAAATCGGCTAATGATAGATCTTAACTTCATTAACGAAGACGTACCGACTTTTCCATATGCATCAGCTGCTTTGACGCCATTGCGCGCTGCTGCTGAAAAGCAAGGATGCGGCGATTTTAGCCCCCTTTGGGCAGGCGTTAACCGCCAAGGTTGCATGGAAGTCAGTACACAAGAGATGGTAGAACATCTATGGAATGTTAAATAA
- a CDS encoding LNS2 domain-containing protein — translation MRHSILTAALFASFSSLATHTCPSITALETHYAAPNMVKRSFSSSFNKYLSWLPSYHMVHDQVTAAGASTQITAKFDYGSITHKDLEFESVEFYYRAESDTNWQYLGEQTTNGDGKAFITLPELSAGQYRIYAGVPADGTGAQGYVTVVEPGTQAVLFDIDGTLTESDAEQIGDYTGIDHADPKDGAYDLVRHYLDLGYQPVFLTARVYWYAKGTRGWLNWMGLPQGFLRTSLSNETSLFKTAEYKTAEINRLKAQGIDVVRAYGNAKTDAEAFIKAGIPASEAFTIGSDAGHYGTTAITGNSYQVHLGELTTYPHADCL, via the coding sequence ATGAGACATTCTATTTTAACCGCAGCGTTATTTGCCTCTTTTTCATCACTGGCAACCCATACTTGCCCAAGTATTACCGCATTAGAAACCCATTATGCTGCACCTAATATGGTCAAGCGTAGCTTTTCTAGCTCGTTTAACAAATACTTATCTTGGTTGCCGAGTTACCATATGGTGCACGATCAAGTAACCGCTGCCGGTGCTTCAACTCAGATCACTGCTAAATTTGACTACGGTAGCATCACTCATAAAGACTTGGAGTTCGAGTCGGTGGAGTTTTACTACCGTGCTGAGTCGGACACAAATTGGCAATATCTTGGTGAGCAAACCACCAATGGCGATGGCAAGGCGTTTATCACCTTGCCTGAGTTATCGGCGGGTCAGTATCGTATATACGCAGGCGTACCAGCTGATGGCACTGGTGCACAAGGTTATGTCACGGTTGTTGAGCCAGGCACTCAAGCGGTCCTGTTTGACATCGATGGCACATTGACCGAATCCGATGCCGAGCAAATTGGCGACTATACCGGAATAGATCATGCCGACCCCAAAGATGGCGCTTATGATTTAGTTCGCCACTATCTTGATTTGGGCTATCAACCCGTATTTTTGACAGCCAGAGTGTATTGGTATGCTAAAGGGACACGCGGTTGGTTAAATTGGATGGGCTTACCGCAAGGCTTTCTACGCACATCACTTAGCAATGAAACCAGCCTGTTTAAAACAGCAGAATATAAAACTGCGGAAATTAATCGCTTAAAAGCGCAGGGTATTGATGTCGTTCGTGCTTATGGTAATGCGAAAACAGATGCTGAAGCCTTTATCAAAGCGGGGATCCCAGCTTCAGAGGCGTTTACTATTGGTTCTGATGCCGGGCATTACGGTACCACAGCTATTACCGGCAATAGTTACCAAGTGCATTTAGGTGAGCTCACAACTTATCCTCACGCTGATTGCTTGTAG
- a CDS encoding VarG family subclass B1-like metallo-beta-lactamase has translation MKLSTLALTPIAAAVFAFNVSAKGHDHNNQHAILFPGETVQTEVEPSTKHSLKIGQKINNLYERQFDDSKFTVQKLGKNTYWIGVNYYNATVVVSKDSVLLIDPLGDGRIDALFRGIQSITNKPITAIMYSHYHLDHVGGGNQLIDLIKKSYPRVGHVRVIASQTVADKINLHAELDENGVRTPKVPAPNEVYDLKRARTVKFGSIRLKMMAPEGSGHTPDNTMILVPSDRVLHFADMINPDQLPFYNFAGAGDFHGYEVDLQNLLRKPLSKHWNFINGGHGNIGSKKDVKDLLEYIVDVRTEVGKQLEVAPYTPIFSDGNHFIWFKRWQEEIVNNVHSELANKYGHMYGFDSGVVETHAAIILADMIDH, from the coding sequence ATGAAACTATCCACCTTAGCTTTAACCCCTATTGCTGCTGCAGTGTTTGCTTTTAATGTCAGTGCGAAAGGCCATGACCATAATAACCAGCACGCGATTTTATTCCCTGGTGAAACGGTTCAAACCGAAGTCGAACCATCAACAAAGCACTCGCTGAAAATCGGCCAAAAAATCAATAACCTTTATGAACGCCAGTTTGATGACAGTAAATTCACGGTGCAAAAATTGGGTAAAAATACCTACTGGATCGGAGTAAATTACTACAATGCTACCGTTGTGGTGTCCAAAGACTCGGTGTTGCTGATTGACCCTCTTGGTGATGGCCGTATTGATGCGCTTTTTCGAGGTATTCAATCCATCACCAATAAGCCGATCACTGCTATTATGTATTCTCATTATCACCTAGATCATGTCGGAGGAGGTAATCAACTAATTGACTTAATTAAGAAAAGTTATCCAAGGGTGGGGCATGTCCGTGTTATCGCTAGTCAAACCGTTGCTGACAAGATCAACCTCCACGCAGAATTGGACGAAAACGGTGTAAGAACCCCTAAAGTTCCAGCACCAAATGAAGTGTACGATTTGAAAAGAGCTAGAACGGTCAAATTTGGCTCAATAAGGCTGAAGATGATGGCACCAGAAGGTTCTGGTCATACACCGGATAACACGATGATTCTAGTTCCAAGCGATCGCGTGCTGCATTTCGCCGACATGATTAACCCTGATCAGCTGCCGTTTTACAATTTCGCGGGAGCGGGAGATTTCCATGGTTACGAAGTGGATCTACAAAATCTTCTGAGGAAACCCCTCAGTAAGCACTGGAACTTTATTAATGGAGGTCATGGCAATATAGGCTCAAAAAAGGACGTAAAAGATCTGCTGGAATACATTGTTGATGTTAGAACTGAAGTCGGTAAACAATTAGAAGTTGCACCCTACACCCCAATTTTTAGTGACGGCAACCACTTCATTTGGTTCAAACGCTGGCAAGAAGAGATCGTCAACAATGTGCATTCCGAACTAGCGAACAAATATGGGCATATGTATGGTTTCGATTCAGGTGTGGTGGAAACCCACGCAGCCATAATTTTAGCAGATATGATCGATCATTAA
- a CDS encoding esterase/lipase family protein, with the protein MKRLILSALLGLLSVVTSPAHSGEELEYPVVLVHGLFGFDNLLGVDYFYRVPQVIHEEGGQVYVAEVSSAHNSELRGEQLLEQVALVRALTGKDKVNLIGHSQGAQTIRYVASVKPEWVASATSIGGVNWGSRFADVVRGGVDSGSFSEQFLASLANGLAGLIDLLSGKATAPKDALEALGALTTAGTLAFNQKYPEGVPSHYCGETQSLASNGVHYFSWSGSKAWTNVFDPADNALALFSQVFDEANDGLVSACSSNLGQVINNQFKMNHLDQVNHTIGIHHLFETDPLTVYRQHIRRLKGLAL; encoded by the coding sequence ATGAAAAGGTTAATTCTCAGCGCCCTGCTTGGGTTGCTATCGGTCGTTACCTCTCCCGCCCACAGCGGTGAGGAATTAGAGTATCCCGTGGTATTAGTTCACGGTCTGTTTGGCTTTGATAATCTGCTCGGAGTAGATTATTTTTATCGCGTACCACAAGTGATCCATGAGGAAGGTGGGCAGGTTTATGTTGCAGAAGTATCATCAGCCCATAATTCAGAATTGCGTGGTGAGCAACTACTAGAGCAAGTTGCGTTGGTTCGAGCATTAACGGGGAAAGACAAAGTTAATTTAATTGGTCACAGCCAAGGCGCGCAAACTATTCGCTACGTTGCTTCAGTTAAACCTGAGTGGGTGGCCTCAGCGACTAGTATTGGTGGCGTAAACTGGGGTAGCCGTTTTGCTGATGTTGTTCGCGGTGGAGTAGACAGTGGTTCATTTTCGGAGCAGTTTTTAGCGTCGCTTGCTAACGGCCTTGCGGGGTTGATTGATTTGTTATCTGGTAAAGCAACCGCACCAAAAGACGCACTCGAAGCGCTAGGCGCTTTGACCACGGCTGGCACATTAGCATTTAACCAAAAATACCCTGAGGGTGTGCCAAGCCATTATTGTGGCGAAACGCAAAGTCTAGCGAGCAATGGCGTGCATTATTTTTCATGGAGTGGCAGCAAAGCGTGGACCAACGTATTTGACCCTGCTGACAACGCACTTGCACTGTTCTCTCAAGTTTTTGATGAGGCCAACGACGGCCTAGTATCAGCTTGTTCTAGTAATTTAGGTCAGGTGATCAATAACCAATTCAAAATGAACCATTTAGATCAGGTAAACCACACCATTGGTATTCATCACTTGTTCGAAACAGACCCATTAACCGTTTATCGCCAGCATATTCGCCGCTTAAAAGGTCTGGCGCTATGA
- a CDS encoding GNAT family N-acetyltransferase, whose amino-acid sequence MNISLRAIDKHNYEAICDLDVSPEQQDLVACNMFSIVESKFNDGYTTRAIYHDDEAVGMLMWVQESIERISIWRFMVDQQCQQQGIGRKALTLALKEIKLTPNLTTIEICYVPSNPVAKSFYASFGFEEIRINEDDGEMLAVIKLPL is encoded by the coding sequence ATGAATATCTCTCTAAGAGCCATTGATAAACACAACTACGAAGCCATTTGCGATTTAGATGTCAGCCCTGAGCAGCAAGATTTGGTAGCCTGCAACATGTTTTCCATCGTGGAATCAAAATTTAATGATGGCTATACCACGCGCGCAATTTATCACGATGATGAAGCTGTTGGGATGCTAATGTGGGTACAAGAGAGTATAGAGCGCATCTCCATTTGGCGCTTTATGGTTGATCAGCAATGTCAGCAACAAGGGATTGGGCGTAAAGCGCTCACCCTCGCACTCAAAGAAATCAAGCTGACACCAAACCTTACCACCATAGAAATCTGTTATGTACCGAGCAACCCCGTTGCAAAATCGTTTTACGCGAGCTTTGGCTTTGAAGAAATTAGAATCAATGAAGATGATGGTGAAATGCTTGCTGTGATCAAACTGCCTCTCTAA
- a CDS encoding LysR family transcriptional regulator yields the protein MGVPELNLRSIDLNLLTILEKVLIHKHISQAAQALNMSQPAVSRALMRLRKQFADPLLVKVKNEYRLTAKGERLRSELELSLTTIRHMLVDDEFDPLQYSGVFTIGALDFEMMMIVPKLLARFQQRAPNLKLQIVSYNSFIPLHDYLEKVADLLLYSTDETPTNVFKQRLFNDNYAIVMCCQHKWAHQPMTLTCYCQSRHLIISGNGLCKTDMDHELKRLDAQREVVASLPHFSMVPELLINTDLIATLPKRLVTHLSRRYDITVADLPFHTADFQVEQFWHLIHHNSPIHQWVRQEIKSLVDEEIGEAV from the coding sequence ATGGGTGTACCTGAGTTAAATCTACGTAGTATTGACTTAAATCTGTTAACGATCTTAGAGAAGGTGTTGATCCACAAGCATATTAGTCAAGCCGCTCAAGCATTAAACATGAGCCAGCCAGCAGTGAGCCGAGCCCTGATGCGCTTGCGTAAGCAATTTGCTGATCCATTATTGGTAAAGGTGAAAAATGAGTACCGTTTAACTGCAAAAGGTGAGCGCCTTCGTAGCGAACTCGAGCTATCACTTACTACTATTCGTCATATGTTGGTGGATGACGAGTTTGATCCCCTGCAATACTCAGGCGTATTCACTATAGGGGCGCTGGATTTCGAAATGATGATGATAGTGCCGAAATTGTTAGCGCGTTTTCAACAGCGTGCTCCAAATTTGAAATTACAAATTGTGTCTTACAACTCGTTTATACCGCTTCATGACTACTTGGAAAAGGTGGCGGATTTACTACTGTACTCCACGGATGAGACACCCACCAACGTATTTAAACAGCGCTTATTTAATGATAATTATGCCATAGTAATGTGTTGTCAGCATAAATGGGCTCATCAGCCTATGACGTTAACCTGTTATTGCCAGAGCCGACATCTCATCATTTCTGGTAATGGCTTGTGCAAAACGGATATGGATCATGAGCTGAAAAGGTTGGATGCTCAGCGGGAAGTAGTGGCATCTTTACCACATTTTTCGATGGTGCCGGAGTTATTGATTAACACGGATCTGATTGCCACATTACCAAAACGTCTGGTCACTCATTTAAGTAGACGTTATGACATCACGGTGGCCGATTTACCGTTTCACACTGCCGATTTTCAAGTTGAACAATTTTGGCATCTCATTCATCACAATAGTCCAATCCACCAGTGGGTGAGGCAGGAAATAAAAAGCTTGGTGGATGAAGAAATCGGTGAAGCGGTGTAA